One Citricoccus sp. K5 DNA window includes the following coding sequences:
- a CDS encoding MarR family winged helix-turn-helix transcriptional regulator: protein MSTSTDKAPHGSAATASAAAATSAPTASTPEVSGGAGDTAGEVTDGIERFLGSNVAEQIHFLTSRARGRGISHANHQLEGLDLKVRQFSVLSLAASGQNPSQREMGEFLALDPSQIVALVDNLEQRGAVLRETDPRDRRSKIIVATDAGRDLHARALQILEDSEDYTLSTLSPRERKQLRSLLLKIAF from the coding sequence ATGTCTACTTCCACTGACAAGGCCCCCCACGGCTCTGCCGCTACGGCTAGCGCCGCCGCCGCAACCTCCGCCCCCACCGCGTCCACGCCAGAGGTCAGCGGTGGCGCTGGCGACACGGCTGGCGAAGTGACGGACGGGATCGAGCGATTCCTGGGCTCCAACGTGGCCGAGCAGATCCACTTCCTGACTTCGCGCGCCCGCGGCCGCGGCATCAGCCACGCCAATCACCAGCTGGAGGGACTGGACCTGAAGGTCCGCCAATTCTCGGTGCTCTCCCTGGCCGCCAGTGGGCAGAACCCGTCTCAGCGTGAGATGGGAGAGTTCCTGGCCTTGGACCCCAGCCAGATCGTCGCCCTCGTGGACAACCTCGAGCAGCGCGGCGCCGTCCTGCGGGAGACCGACCCTCGGGACCGGCGCTCCAAGATCATCGTCGCCACGGATGCCGGCCGCGACCTCCACGCCCGGGCCCTGCAGATCCTGGAGGACTCGGAGGACTACACCCTCTCCACCCTGTCCCCGCGCGAGCGCAAGCAGCTGCGCTCCCTGTTGCTCAAGATCGCCTTCTAG